The proteins below come from a single Alligator mississippiensis isolate rAllMis1 chromosome 2, rAllMis1, whole genome shotgun sequence genomic window:
- the APBB2 gene encoding amyloid beta precursor protein binding family B member 2 isoform X13: MLEKMLYYRRLLQIMAERKNAKAVACSSLQDRTNATLDVPLQVDFPTPKTELVQKFHVQYLGMLPVAKPVGMDTLNNAIESLMTSLSREDWMPVTMNVADATVTVINETNEEEIMVECRVRFLSFMGVGKDIHTFAFIMDTGNQHFECHVFWCEPNAGNVSEAVQAACMLRYQKCLVARPPSQKIRPPPPPADSVTRRVTTNVKRGVLSLIDTLKQKRPVTEMP; encoded by the exons ATGTTGGAAAAAATGCTGTATTATCGCCGTCTTCTTCAGATTATGGCTGAACGGAAGAATGCTAAAGCTGTGGCTTGCAGCTCATTGCAAGACCGGACAAATGCCACCCTAGATGTTCCTCTGCAAG TAGATTTCCCAACACCAAAGACAGAGctggtacagaagttccatgtgcAGTACTTGGGCATGTTACCTGTAGCTAAGCCTGTGG GAATGGATACACTGAACAATGCTATAGAAAGTCTTATGACTTCCTTGAGCAGGGAAGACTGGATGCCAGTTACCATGAATGTTGCTGATGCCACCGTCACAGTCATCAATGAAACA aatgaagaagaaatcaTGGTGGAATGTCGTGTACGATTCCTGTCCTTTATGGGAGTGGGCAAGGATATCCATACGTTTGCCTTCATTATGGATACAGGAAACCAGCATTTTGAGTGCCATGTTTTTTGGTGTGAGCCAAATGCAGGCAATGTATCAGAAGCTGTTCAGGCTGCTTGCATG TTACGGTATCAGAAGTGCTTAGTAGCCAGACCTCCTTCGCAGAAAATTcgaccaccacctcctcctgcagactCGGTGACCAGAAGAGTTACAACTAATGTAAAAAGAGGAGTGTTGTCCCTCATTGACACTTTGAAACAGAAACGCCCTGTCACTGAAATGCCATAA